In one window of Methanoculleus thermophilus DNA:
- a CDS encoding translation initiation factor IF-2 subunit gamma — translation MRDVFIPSVNIGLVGHVDHGKTTLVSALTGTWTDRHSEEIKRGISIRLGYADTTFYKCEECEGAEAYTTKPECPICGKKAVPFRTVSFVDAPGHETLMATMLSGSALMDGAMLVIAANEACPQPQTKEHLMALELIGIKKIVIVQNKIDVVTQAEALEHYKQIKRFIKGTIAEDAPIIPVSAQKGINIGALIQALNEVIPEPERDPEVNPLMLIARSFDINKPGCSWREIKGGVIGGSLIRGVLHEGDDIEIRPGRQVQIENRTKWEPIETKITSIHAGKTKVTEAAPGGLLGVGTKLDPALTKSDALAGQVAGLVGKLPPIWERMTFEVTLMDRVVGADSELLIEPLKHKEPLMLSVGTAVTVGVITNTKKNLVEVMLKRAVCAEVGARIAISRQVGGRWRLIGMGVLVE, via the coding sequence TTGCGCGATGTATTCATCCCTAGTGTCAATATTGGGCTTGTAGGTCATGTCGATCACGGCAAGACCACCCTGGTCAGCGCGCTAACCGGCACCTGGACGGACAGACACAGTGAGGAGATCAAGCGCGGCATCTCCATCCGGCTTGGCTACGCAGATACAACTTTTTACAAATGCGAAGAGTGCGAAGGGGCTGAGGCCTATACTACAAAACCGGAATGCCCTATCTGCGGGAAGAAGGCGGTTCCGTTCCGGACGGTCTCATTCGTCGATGCCCCGGGTCACGAGACGCTGATGGCGACGATGCTCTCGGGTTCGGCCCTGATGGACGGCGCGATGCTTGTCATTGCCGCCAACGAGGCCTGCCCGCAGCCCCAGACCAAAGAACATCTGATGGCGCTTGAGCTGATCGGTATCAAGAAGATCGTCATCGTCCAGAACAAGATCGACGTGGTCACCCAGGCCGAGGCGCTTGAGCACTATAAGCAGATAAAGCGGTTCATCAAGGGCACCATTGCCGAGGACGCACCCATCATCCCCGTCTCTGCACAGAAAGGAATCAATATCGGTGCCCTGATCCAGGCACTCAACGAGGTTATCCCGGAACCGGAACGCGATCCGGAGGTTAACCCGCTGATGCTCATCGCACGGTCGTTTGATATCAACAAACCCGGCTGCAGCTGGCGGGAGATTAAGGGCGGCGTCATCGGAGGCTCGCTTATTAGGGGAGTTCTGCACGAGGGCGACGATATCGAGATCAGACCCGGCCGGCAGGTTCAGATCGAGAACCGGACAAAGTGGGAGCCTATCGAGACAAAGATCACATCCATCCACGCCGGTAAGACCAAGGTGACCGAGGCAGCGCCCGGCGGCCTCCTTGGTGTTGGTACGAAACTTGATCCGGCACTGACAAAGAGTGACGCTCTCGCCGGACAGGTAGCGGGGCTTGTAGGGAAACTGCCGCCGATCTGGGAGCGGATGACCTTCGAGGTCACGCTCATGGATCGGGTGGTCGGTGCGGACAGCGAACTGCTCATCGAACCGTTGAAGCATAAAGAGCCGCTGATGCTCTCTGTCGGGACCGCGGTCACCGTCGGCGTGATCACGAACACCAAGAAGAATCTGGTCGAGGTCATGCTGAAGCGTGCGGTCTGCGCTGAAGTCGGCGCACGGATTGCTATCAGCAGACAGGTCGGCGGACGATGGCGGCTGATCGGGATGGGTGTTCTGGTCGAGTGA
- the nikR gene encoding nickel-responsive transcriptional regulator NikR, translating into MSGDTELSRIGISLPKNLLDKFDEILSLRGYSSRSEGIRDSIRNYITHYQWISDVKGERQGVITMVYDHDQRGLLQTLTEIQHQYAQIIQASLHSHVTHNKCLEVILIRGDGAVLKDVTERLMAQKGVESVKLTTIPIDS; encoded by the coding sequence ATGTCAGGTGATACCGAACTTTCACGTATCGGGATCTCTCTACCCAAGAATCTTCTTGATAAATTCGACGAGATCCTGAGTCTCCGAGGATACTCCTCACGTTCCGAGGGAATACGGGATTCGATACGCAATTATATCACACACTACCAGTGGATCTCCGATGTAAAAGGAGAACGCCAGGGCGTCATCACCATGGTGTATGACCACGACCAGCGTGGGCTGCTCCAGACGCTCACCGAGATTCAGCATCAATACGCTCAGATCATTCAGGCATCCCTTCACTCACACGTGACTCACAACAAGTGCCTTGAGGTGATCCTCATCCGGGGAGACGGTGCTGTGCTGAAGGATGTTACCGAGCGGCTGATGGCGCAGAAAGGGGTTGAGTCGGTGAAACTCACCACAATACCGATAGACAGTTAA
- a CDS encoding DUF2098 domain-containing protein: MSTDDIAVGAVVRYPRTGTTGKVVRIEEIDGRRYAELESTGLYYRVDELVSTERTAVNAERTERSLEDYLKEHKEIQKQLEEVWERGIDQSCEGGG; encoded by the coding sequence ATGAGCACGGATGACATAGCAGTGGGCGCAGTCGTCCGATACCCCCGCACCGGCACGACCGGGAAGGTCGTGCGGATCGAGGAGATCGATGGCCGGAGGTACGCCGAACTCGAGAGCACCGGACTCTACTACCGGGTGGACGAACTCGTCAGCACCGAGCGCACGGCCGTAAACGCGGAGAGGACGGAGCGCTCCCTTGAGGATTACCTCAAAGAGCATAAGGAGATCCAGAAGCAGCTCGAAGAGGTATGGGAGAGGGGGATCGACCAGAGTTGTGAGGGCGGCGGTTAA
- a CDS encoding YcaO-related McrA-glycine thioamidation protein yields the protein MAITIHPVEKLYFDGTHRSRPPEETRAIIEPLMGEIGVAEIIDLTSLDRLGIPVFAATRPKAARGALRVLIGKGKEPVQARVSAMMGAIERYSAEYRGDRMEYATYEEIGPGRAVHPEDLILPRGLEQGEMLHWTPGWDILNDEEVYLPSNAVFHPYDSLGMTMPLFRSDSNGLASGNVMEEAILHALFEVIERDALSIASAERDLGYRLTIEKDCAARKILDRFEENGIEIHLWLIEGRTGIPTVAAAADDTVTKDPAMLVVGSGTHLSPEIAALQALTEVAQSRGSYLQGGRNDPRREEVIRKAGYERLKRINRIWFADADSVDITNVPDRSTDRFDLDIQKVLKEVEPHTDRVCVCDLSRTPVPVVRVVLPGFEVSYMDPDRKRSEQG from the coding sequence ATGGCAATCACGATTCACCCCGTAGAGAAACTGTACTTTGACGGAACCCACCGATCCCGGCCTCCCGAGGAGACCCGGGCGATCATCGAGCCGCTGATGGGAGAGATTGGTGTCGCCGAGATCATCGATCTTACTTCTCTCGACCGTCTCGGAATCCCCGTCTTTGCGGCGACTCGGCCGAAAGCCGCTCGGGGTGCTCTTCGCGTCCTCATCGGAAAGGGGAAAGAGCCCGTCCAGGCCCGGGTCTCGGCGATGATGGGGGCAATCGAGCGCTACTCCGCCGAGTACCGGGGTGACCGGATGGAGTATGCAACCTACGAAGAGATCGGTCCGGGGCGAGCGGTGCACCCCGAAGACCTGATCCTCCCACGAGGACTTGAGCAGGGAGAGATGCTCCACTGGACGCCGGGATGGGATATCCTGAACGATGAGGAGGTCTATCTCCCGAGCAACGCAGTCTTCCATCCCTACGACTCGCTCGGGATGACGATGCCGCTCTTTCGAAGCGACTCTAACGGGCTTGCGTCCGGCAACGTCATGGAAGAGGCGATCCTGCATGCCCTCTTTGAGGTGATCGAACGGGACGCGCTCAGCATCGCCAGTGCGGAGCGCGACCTTGGATATCGCCTCACCATCGAGAAGGACTGCGCCGCCCGCAAGATCCTCGACCGGTTCGAAGAGAACGGGATCGAGATCCACCTCTGGCTGATCGAGGGGAGGACCGGCATCCCCACGGTCGCGGCCGCCGCAGACGATACCGTCACAAAAGACCCGGCGATGCTTGTTGTCGGGTCTGGGACGCACCTCTCGCCGGAGATCGCGGCCCTCCAGGCCCTGACCGAGGTCGCCCAGAGCCGGGGAAGTTATCTGCAGGGCGGTCGAAACGACCCCAGGCGGGAGGAGGTCATCAGGAAGGCAGGCTACGAGCGGTTAAAAAGGATCAACCGGATCTGGTTTGCCGACGCGGATTCCGTCGATATCACCAACGTTCCCGACAGAAGCACCGATCGATTCGACCTCGATATCCAGAAGGTGCTCAAAGAGGTCGAGCCTCATACGGACCGGGTCTGCGTCTGCGATCTTTCAAGGACCCCGGTTCCGGTGGTGCGGGTCGTCCTCCCCGGGTTTGAGGTCTCGTATATGGATCCCGACCGGAAGCGCTCGGAACAGGGTTGA
- a CDS encoding histone deacetylase family protein, whose product MRSSVIYGDIFTRHDMETHPESGSRLRAALSGIPENVRWRPPVRATEEDLARVHRPQYIRWVQEVARGTCFLDPNTYVTCHSFEAASYAAGSTFAAVERALDGEHCFAMVRPPGHHAEPDRAMGFCIFNNAAVAAAKALLSVDRVAILDWDLHHGNGTQKAFYGSDRVLYCSVHEENSFPKTGWIDEIGTGAGRGYTLNAPLAAGSTITDYRYIFDEVFIPAIVRFRPDVLIVSAGQDALADDEHGRMNLVPEDYGVLTGMLNDGTDLPLALTLEGGYGPSLGEAIAAIFRALRGERHTPAERPLRRHTQRVAEILKKVWFC is encoded by the coding sequence ATGCGCTCGTCGGTCATCTACGGTGACATATTTACCCGGCACGACATGGAGACCCACCCGGAGTCGGGCTCCCGGCTCCGGGCGGCCCTCTCCGGGATCCCTGAGAATGTACGGTGGCGTCCCCCGGTCCGGGCAACCGAGGAAGACCTGGCACGGGTCCATCGCCCCCAGTACATCCGTTGGGTGCAGGAGGTCGCCCGGGGAACCTGTTTTTTAGACCCGAACACCTACGTCACCTGTCACTCGTTCGAAGCAGCATCATATGCTGCCGGATCGACGTTTGCCGCAGTGGAGCGAGCACTTGATGGCGAGCACTGCTTCGCCATGGTCCGCCCGCCGGGGCACCATGCCGAACCCGATCGGGCGATGGGGTTCTGTATCTTCAATAACGCCGCCGTCGCGGCCGCGAAAGCGCTCCTTTCGGTTGATCGGGTGGCGATCCTCGACTGGGACCTGCACCACGGCAACGGCACCCAGAAGGCCTTTTACGGGAGCGACCGGGTGCTCTACTGCTCCGTGCACGAGGAGAACAGTTTCCCAAAGACCGGTTGGATCGACGAGATCGGGACCGGCGCCGGCCGGGGCTACACCCTCAACGCCCCGCTTGCGGCAGGGTCCACCATCACCGATTACCGCTACATCTTCGATGAAGTCTTCATCCCGGCGATCGTCCGGTTCCGCCCTGATGTCCTGATCGTCTCGGCCGGGCAGGACGCCCTCGCCGACGACGAACACGGGCGGATGAACCTGGTGCCCGAAGACTACGGCGTGCTTACCGGGATGCTGAACGACGGCACGGACCTACCCCTCGCGCTGACCCTCGAGGGGGGTTACGGGCCGTCGCTCGGGGAGGCGATTGCTGCAATATTCCGTGCCCTGCGGGGGGAGCGGCATACCCCTGCAGAAAGGCCCCTGCGCCGGCATACCCAAAGGGTTGCCGAGATCCTAAAGAAAGTCTGGTTCTGTTGA
- a CDS encoding oligosaccharyl transferase, archaeosortase A system-associated, which translates to MVHVDLNKYRPYIIIGCIVLFALLTLWTRGIPSEGLVTAEGVNLLGNDPWYSLRQVEQTVANFPNYAWFDHMTLYPTGDAIHWGPLFAEIIAALCILVGASTRPEIMVVACWVPPLMAVAMVPVTYLLAKKIADWKTGLIAAGLIAVISGNYAYRSLFGFVDHHIAETLFSALFALAYIVALQTARSSPLSPKNLDTLKIPVITSALAGIAYLLGFYNMPTMILFALIVAAFTLVQFILDFLQGRSSEYLALVNTVTFAVAIVGVAATGFPHPGISLIFYTVGHVIAYAGLIAGTLALYGLSVYLQGRPKYYYPGALLAVAAITVAVLYVALPDIYNLLIWNLIYFFTASATTTTVQEAMPWSFAAAWMTFHWGLVLAAGGAAVLIWQCRERANPAHIFVLIWSGIILASTAAHVRYEYYLASNIALLAAVFAGAVLNMGWKDVTRLIGTGSSASAAPNAPEKQEEPARKGKKGERTAESRKAKAPSKNQPDYLKVGAFALVAIVTLFFAGASLQGNIALATSAKYGGMNSQWMEALEWMGSNTPDPGVDYYAIVNPETFTYPEESYGVMSWWDYGHWITFISKRIPNNNPFQHGVSGPNGSAAYLVSTSEEAANQILDNIGTRYVITDIDLVTAKFHAPATWADPDVAQERFQPHYLLPVSAGSTSYQAVPFNNQSYYLTMAVRLHNFDGSMTDPTAPVIYAEYLEPATANTSYPVIIRTEQMNATAGAAAVEEYNKNAPAGAGATLLNMYYQFQGNSILQPLERVPALRHYRLVHESPQNIFGNAGEDGPDLKAVKIFEYVPGATIKGEGIIEVPVVTNTGREFTYRQESINGTFVVPYATSGWSGEVKTTGPYRIVGTGQTFDVTEEDIQQGRTIN; encoded by the coding sequence ATGGTTCACGTGGATCTGAATAAATATCGACCATACATCATCATTGGTTGCATCGTCCTGTTTGCCCTGCTCACGCTCTGGACGCGGGGCATCCCTTCAGAAGGTCTGGTGACCGCTGAAGGTGTCAATCTCCTGGGTAACGATCCCTGGTACAGTCTCCGCCAGGTTGAGCAGACCGTCGCCAACTTCCCCAACTACGCCTGGTTCGACCACATGACGCTCTACCCGACCGGCGATGCTATCCACTGGGGACCGCTCTTTGCCGAGATCATAGCGGCGCTCTGCATTCTTGTCGGGGCGTCGACGCGGCCTGAGATCATGGTGGTGGCCTGCTGGGTCCCGCCGCTGATGGCCGTGGCGATGGTGCCCGTCACCTACCTGCTCGCGAAAAAGATCGCCGACTGGAAGACAGGCCTCATTGCAGCAGGCCTGATTGCCGTCATCAGCGGAAACTACGCCTATCGCTCCCTCTTTGGGTTTGTAGACCACCACATCGCAGAGACCCTCTTCTCGGCGCTCTTTGCTCTCGCCTACATCGTGGCGCTGCAGACTGCACGCAGTAGCCCGCTCTCCCCAAAGAATCTCGATACCCTGAAGATCCCGGTGATAACGTCAGCGCTCGCCGGCATCGCCTACCTTCTCGGGTTCTACAACATGCCGACGATGATCCTCTTTGCGCTCATCGTGGCTGCGTTCACCCTGGTCCAGTTCATTCTGGACTTCCTCCAGGGCAGGTCGAGCGAGTACCTCGCCCTCGTGAACACCGTCACCTTCGCTGTAGCGATCGTCGGGGTCGCAGCCACCGGCTTCCCGCACCCCGGGATCAGCCTGATCTTCTACACCGTCGGGCACGTCATCGCGTATGCCGGCCTCATCGCAGGGACGCTTGCGCTGTATGGGCTCTCGGTTTACCTCCAGGGGCGGCCGAAGTACTATTACCCGGGCGCACTCCTGGCTGTGGCGGCAATCACCGTCGCAGTCCTCTATGTCGCTCTCCCGGATATCTACAACCTCCTGATCTGGAACCTTATCTACTTCTTCACCGCGAGTGCCACGACCACGACCGTCCAGGAAGCCATGCCCTGGTCGTTTGCTGCCGCGTGGATGACGTTCCACTGGGGCTTGGTGCTCGCCGCCGGCGGAGCTGCAGTCCTGATCTGGCAGTGCCGCGAGAGAGCAAACCCGGCCCACATCTTTGTCCTGATCTGGTCAGGGATCATCCTTGCCTCAACCGCCGCACACGTGCGCTATGAGTACTACCTCGCTTCAAACATTGCCCTGCTCGCGGCGGTCTTTGCGGGTGCCGTCCTGAATATGGGGTGGAAAGATGTCACCCGCCTCATTGGTACAGGGAGCAGTGCTTCCGCCGCCCCAAATGCCCCCGAGAAGCAGGAAGAGCCGGCGCGGAAGGGGAAGAAGGGTGAAAGAACCGCGGAATCACGGAAAGCAAAGGCTCCTTCGAAGAATCAGCCGGATTACCTCAAGGTCGGCGCTTTCGCCCTGGTCGCCATCGTCACGCTCTTCTTTGCAGGGGCATCCCTTCAGGGGAACATAGCGCTTGCCACCAGCGCGAAGTACGGCGGCATGAACTCTCAATGGATGGAGGCTCTCGAATGGATGGGTTCAAACACCCCTGATCCCGGTGTCGACTACTATGCTATTGTCAATCCCGAGACCTTCACCTACCCGGAGGAGTCTTACGGCGTCATGTCCTGGTGGGACTACGGCCACTGGATCACCTTCATCTCGAAACGGATTCCGAACAACAACCCCTTCCAGCACGGTGTCTCCGGGCCGAACGGCTCGGCAGCCTACCTTGTCTCGACCTCCGAAGAGGCCGCAAACCAGATCCTCGACAACATCGGCACCCGCTACGTCATCACCGATATCGACCTCGTCACCGCAAAGTTCCATGCCCCGGCGACCTGGGCCGACCCCGACGTGGCTCAGGAGCGGTTCCAGCCGCACTACCTCCTCCCGGTGAGCGCGGGCTCGACGAGTTACCAGGCGGTGCCGTTCAACAACCAGAGTTACTACCTGACGATGGCCGTCCGGCTCCATAACTTCGACGGGTCCATGACCGACCCGACGGCGCCGGTGATCTATGCCGAGTACCTCGAACCGGCCACGGCAAACACCTCGTATCCCGTCATCATCCGCACGGAGCAGATGAATGCAACCGCCGGTGCAGCCGCGGTGGAGGAGTACAACAAGAACGCACCGGCGGGCGCAGGCGCGACGCTGCTGAACATGTACTATCAGTTCCAGGGCAACTCGATCCTCCAGCCGCTCGAACGCGTCCCGGCGCTCCGACACTACCGGCTCGTCCACGAGAGCCCTCAGAACATCTTTGGCAACGCCGGGGAGGACGGACCCGATCTCAAGGCGGTCAAGATCTTCGAGTATGTCCCCGGAGCCACGATCAAGGGCGAAGGAATCATTGAGGTGCCGGTCGTCACCAACACCGGCCGGGAGTTCACCTACCGCCAGGAGAGCATAAACGGCACGTTCGTCGTCCCGTACGCGACGTCCGGGTGGTCGGGCGAGGTGAAGACGACCGGGCCTTACCGGATCGTGGGCACCGGCCAGACGTTCGATGTCACCGAAGAGGATATCCAGCAGGGGCGCACCATCAACTAA
- a CDS encoding glycosyltransferase, which produces MLLWIGPGLIAAAIVPYVIFLAGINIGKKLDEPPALTEYPKISIVISAYNEEAVIQERVKNILESSYPSDRYEVIFVDDCSSDNTKALVREAFERAGITYRIIANTERLGTTRSYNRAIEAAQYPIVVTTDADVFFERHALERLIARLLSDERIVAVCGDLHPLPEEGSHPAQMESAYRNYYGRMCTWESAVDSTYAFNGALVAFKRDLVTRIDDRQGADDANTAFEAIRRGFRAVYEPTALVYEDVPEEIRRQYRQKIRRATQLIEATIANLDLLRQRRPFSRFFYPLRIYMYLITPPLFLLGSVLFVAGLALTSPLLALGVLVLAVLAGYLWSSNTAVSFAMNQVYLVRGLLNLGTDTRVWESTSKKIRRV; this is translated from the coding sequence ATGCTTCTCTGGATAGGCCCGGGGCTTATTGCGGCCGCGATCGTTCCCTATGTCATATTCCTCGCGGGAATCAATATCGGAAAGAAACTTGACGAGCCGCCGGCACTCACGGAGTATCCTAAAATAAGCATCGTCATATCAGCCTACAATGAAGAGGCCGTTATCCAGGAGCGGGTCAAGAACATCCTTGAATCCTCATACCCATCAGACCGGTATGAGGTCATCTTTGTAGACGACTGCTCCTCCGACAACACAAAAGCGCTTGTCAGAGAGGCCTTCGAGCGGGCCGGCATCACCTACCGGATCATTGCAAATACCGAGCGCCTGGGCACGACCCGGTCGTACAATAGAGCAATCGAGGCGGCGCAGTATCCGATCGTCGTTACTACGGACGCGGACGTCTTCTTTGAGCGTCATGCGCTTGAGCGCCTCATCGCACGGCTTTTGAGCGACGAGCGCATCGTTGCGGTCTGCGGGGACCTCCACCCCCTTCCGGAAGAAGGATCGCATCCGGCACAGATGGAGAGCGCCTACCGCAACTACTACGGGCGGATGTGCACCTGGGAGAGTGCCGTTGACTCCACCTATGCTTTCAACGGTGCGCTCGTCGCTTTCAAGCGCGATCTCGTGACCCGGATCGATGACAGACAGGGAGCGGACGATGCAAACACGGCATTTGAAGCAATCCGACGCGGGTTTAGAGCAGTCTACGAACCCACCGCCCTGGTCTACGAGGACGTGCCCGAGGAGATTCGAAGGCAGTACCGGCAGAAGATCCGGCGGGCAACACAGCTGATCGAGGCGACGATTGCAAACCTCGACCTCTTAAGGCAGCGGCGCCCGTTCTCGCGCTTCTTCTACCCGCTGCGGATCTACATGTACCTCATCACACCGCCTCTCTTCCTTCTCGGCAGCGTGCTCTTTGTAGCAGGACTCGCTCTTACCTCACCCCTCCTCGCCCTCGGGGTCCTCGTTCTCGCCGTCCTCGCCGGCTACCTCTGGAGCAGCAACACCGCAGTCTCCTTTGCCATGAACCAGGTGTACCTCGTGAGGGGGCTGCTCAACCTCGGGACCGATACGAGGGTCTGGGAGAGTACCTCAAAGAAGATACGAAGAGTGTAA
- a CDS encoding DegT/DnrJ/EryC1/StrS family aminotransferase, whose translation MKIPIAQPLVGEEEARAVADVLRSGMLAQGSVVTEFEDRFAEYCGVSHAVGVNSGTAALHAALLAAGIGPGDSVIVPAFTFFATASCVSMCGATPLFADVDPRTFNIDPDSVSSLIGPKTRAIIAVDLFGQPFDLRALRALCDDHDLVLIEDAAQAHGAEYHGRRAGSLGDLSCFSFYPTKNMTTGEGGMVTTDDDTLAERVRLLINHGQSQKYLHSVVGYNYRMTNIAAAIGLVQLGRVEEFNERRIKNARYLDSHLAGTGLATPYTAPGVRHVYHQYVVKVPGDYPLSRDALMSALADAGVGTAVHYPIPINRQPVYESASNRASCPVSDDLAASVLSLPVHPAVSDEDLEFICDTVRGLG comes from the coding sequence ATGAAGATTCCCATCGCCCAGCCGCTCGTCGGCGAAGAGGAGGCCCGGGCCGTCGCCGACGTGCTGAGGTCGGGGATGCTCGCCCAGGGGTCCGTCGTTACCGAGTTTGAGGACCGGTTCGCCGAATACTGCGGGGTCTCCCACGCGGTCGGAGTCAACTCGGGAACCGCGGCGCTCCATGCTGCCCTGCTTGCCGCGGGCATCGGCCCGGGAGACTCGGTGATCGTCCCGGCGTTCACGTTCTTTGCGACGGCCTCGTGCGTCTCGATGTGCGGGGCGACCCCGCTCTTTGCGGACGTTGACCCGCGGACGTTCAATATCGATCCTGACTCGGTCTCGAGCCTCATCGGGCCAAAGACCCGGGCGATCATCGCCGTCGATCTCTTCGGACAGCCGTTCGACCTCAGGGCACTCCGTGCGCTCTGCGACGACCACGACCTCGTTCTCATCGAGGACGCTGCCCAGGCGCACGGTGCTGAGTATCATGGGAGACGGGCCGGGAGCCTGGGTGATCTCTCCTGCTTCTCGTTCTACCCCACCAAGAACATGACCACCGGCGAGGGGGGCATGGTCACGACCGACGACGATACCCTTGCGGAGCGCGTCCGGCTCCTCATCAACCACGGCCAGAGCCAGAAGTACCTCCACTCGGTCGTCGGCTACAACTACCGGATGACGAACATCGCCGCCGCCATCGGCCTCGTGCAGCTTGGGCGGGTCGAAGAGTTCAACGAACGCCGGATCAAGAACGCTCGGTACCTCGACAGCCACCTTGCGGGGACGGGGCTTGCGACACCCTACACGGCACCGGGCGTCCGGCACGTCTACCACCAGTATGTCGTGAAGGTCCCGGGCGATTACCCACTCTCACGGGACGCGCTCATGAGCGCTCTTGCCGATGCGGGGGTCGGGACCGCCGTCCACTACCCCATCCCCATCAACCGGCAGCCGGTCTATGAGAGTGCAAGCAACCGTGCCTCCTGTCCGGTATCGGACGACCTTGCAGCATCGGTCTTGAGCCTGCCGGTCCATCCGGCGGTAAGCGACGAGGACCTCGAGTTTATCTGTGATACGGTGAGGGGGCTGGGGTGA
- a CDS encoding N-acetyltransferase — translation MIEYGRNTLGEGAVIFEPVTIGFPSRDRMGEKDYPGATIGRNAILRSGTIIYCDVTIGDDFQSGHNVLIREKTTIGDRVAIGTAAVIEGDCTIGDDVRLQSLVYIPTGARIGDRVFIGPNAVLTNDRYPPGPHESLRGPVLGDDAVIGANATILPGVTVGRGAFVAAGAVVTKDVPPEMLAVGAPARFRPLPPEARRCR, via the coding sequence ATGATTGAGTACGGACGTAATACCCTCGGCGAGGGGGCGGTGATATTCGAGCCGGTGACCATCGGGTTTCCCTCCCGTGACCGGATGGGCGAGAAGGACTATCCCGGTGCCACCATCGGGAGGAACGCTATCCTCCGGTCGGGCACCATCATCTACTGCGACGTGACGATCGGCGACGACTTCCAGTCGGGCCATAACGTTCTGATCCGAGAAAAGACGACCATCGGCGACCGCGTGGCAATCGGGACGGCGGCGGTTATCGAGGGAGACTGCACGATCGGCGACGACGTCCGCCTCCAGAGCCTGGTCTACATCCCCACGGGTGCCCGGATCGGGGACCGGGTCTTTATAGGCCCGAACGCTGTGCTGACAAACGACCGCTACCCGCCCGGTCCCCACGAATCTCTCCGTGGCCCGGTGCTCGGGGACGACGCCGTCATCGGTGCGAACGCGACGATCCTTCCCGGTGTCACGGTCGGGAGGGGAGCATTCGTCGCCGCCGGTGCGGTGGTGACGAAAGATGTCCCGCCGGAGATGCTCGCGGTGGGCGCACCGGCACGGTTCCGCCCGCTCCCACCCGAGGCGAGACGGTGCCGATGA